A segment of the Dunckerocampus dactyliophorus isolate RoL2022-P2 chromosome 19, RoL_Ddac_1.1, whole genome shotgun sequence genome:
GCAAATCTTATTAGGTTACTTAGACTGACCGAGATGTACAACAGATGTCCACGTGTGCCCCTCAAGGCCCAATCTAGGAAGATTGGACACCGAGGTACCTCTTGACCTGTACCGTTGTGGCCAAAAACTTTTGAGAATGGCACAAGtgttggttttcacaaagtttgctgtGTTTTGAGCCCTTCCAGTccatcttccaaaagtctttGCCTCACTGTGCGTAGAGATGCACTCACGCCTGCCTGGTACCATTTCTGAGCAAGCTCTGCACTGGTGGTGGCCCAGTCCCACAGCTACTGTATATCAATTTTCGGAGACAATCCAAGCGTAAGCTGGACTTTCTTGGGTGCCCTGAAGCCTTACTCACAACAATTGAACCTCTCTCCTTAAAGTTCTTGATGATCTGTTAAATGGTTGGTGTAGGCGCCATCCTACTAGCAGCAGCATCCTTGCCCGTGATGCCCTTTATGTGCTAAGCAATGATGGCTGCCCCCTGTCCttggttaacagaggaaaaacaaagatttcaagtCTGTTCTTCTCACTTATGTCAGATGTCAGTTATCCCCAGCCTTTGTCCTTGCCAACACGCTCACTTatgttaaccagagaatcactaacatgatgtcagctgctCCTTCTGGAGaaagtggaaatgtttttttggaattcagtttattttcatgacaaagagcAGTTCATCTTTTCACTATTCAGGACATTCTTGAGTATGtgcaaattgccatcataaCAACTGAGGCAGCACATTTTGTGAAAAtttgttcattcatccatcttcttccactttatCCGAGGTTGgctcacgggggcagcagcctaaaccaggaagcccagacttccatctccccggctacttcatctGAGAGatgtagtctctccaacgtgcccCGGGTTCTTCCCAAGGCCTCAGACCAGGAGCCATCCTGAGCAGATGCTTGAGTCACCTCACctgactcctctcaatgcggaggagcagcggttttaTTCCGAGTTTCACCCGGAtgacggtgcttctcacctgatctctagggagagcccagccacccgagagagaaaattcatttcggctgcttgtaccagcaatcttgtcctttcggtcactacccaaagctcatgaccattatcataattaatatttgtgtctgaaaacttttggccatgactgtacatgcgTGTTCCCAAACTATCAAGGGTACAATGGCAGAATCTTTGAGCGTACCACCCAAGAAACAAGATGTTGATCCTGTCCTCGTAAAAGCGTGTTCCAGGCAACCACACGAGACAAACTGACCTTTCTTCCCTGGATTTACTTGTTGGGTCAGTGTGGTTGTTGTTTAACTGCTTGTTGTCGTGCCAGGAGATGTTTAACCTTGACAAGGTTGCATAAAAAGGAGGACCTGCATGGTCGGAGCGCCAACTAGCTGGACGCTCCTGTTAGTGCGCTGCACCATGGCAACAAAGACGGGGTCGTCGTAGCGGAACCTGCTGCCAAACACCAGAGAGCAGATGATGTTGGACACGGCGTAGTTGATGATCTGGTTGTTGTCGTAGGCGTCCCCTGCGACGAACACACCAGAAGACATCAGGAATGGCAACCAAGCGGCTCACAGAGAGGACGCAAAGTTGTGTTGCTGTGGTCGTGTACCTTTTTGGTTGTTGAAGACCTCAATGAGGTGTTGGCTTTCCTCAATGATCTTGTCCTCACACGCCTTCTTGCCCATTCCAAAGTCTCTCAGGTTGGTGAGGGCGAAGCGTCTCATCTCCTTCCACGAGTCTCCGTTGCTCCATAAGATGCCTCAAGCGAACACACACAGTGTTTAGGacctgtcgtgtgtgtgtgtgtgtatgcgtgtgtgttttcttaCCGTACTCCAGCTTGGACTCCTTGACGGTTGTCGGAGGTTCTCTCTCTCCAAAGTCTTCGGCGTACGTGACCAGTGCCTCCTTCACCGTCTTGTAGCCGGCCAGGACCACCACCTTCTTGGGCCCCATGTGGAAGGTGAAGACTGGTCCGTACTTCTTGGACatcttggaaaataaaaattacaactacagtggaacctctaaggtcaAACAATTTGACTAAAATTTTGTAGTTGGAACCACCCTCATACATGACAGGTCAACGAGCCAGTCTGAGACTGTTTTTATTGttacttcacttctttttacacttttatgacactgaagaatgttaaaatgtgactatttCTCCTGGAGATTAGTAAAGTATATATCTAAACGCATTTATGATGACCactgtttgaccctggaacagattatttctatttacatgatttcctttgGGGAAAAAGGATTTTAAAAAGTGAACAACTCAGAGTTCAGATAGTGGAATGGACTGTTAGACCTCAGAGGGTGATCAGcttcatgaattaattattaataagatGATCGTATTGAGTTAATTTCCGTATTGATTTCTGCACtttgtatgcatttattttcattattatgtttatgtgtattGTTAGTTGCATTGTTCTTTagccatgttgttgcagaccgCAGCAAAACACAGCGTAACACACCGACAGAGCATAAAGTCGCCACTTTTATTgataaatccaccaaacagaaGCTACACCTGCCGTGGTCTTCAACTTGAGACACACGCATTCCACACCTTTGGCGGCTTTAGGTCAGTAAATCTCAGGAGACATTTGGGGGTTATTCTGCaaagctctcttttaaagcagctgcatcaccatggtaactttaggctaaactcataacctggtcgggaccagattatgtccaggctttcagcttaaaatcagaTATGAAAGTGCCGCTGTTTCACTAATTTGGAGATTTACTGAGAACCTACGAGGTTACCAAGGGGGACAcggagaaaaaaaggaaaaataagagCATTCCTTGAtgatattatgatattattattattattatatgatacTATATAGATTTTCAGGCGAgggaaacactgccatctagtggtcacaacgagatttGAAAATGTTGCATGAAAATACATCATGGGAAAAAATAGTTGttacaatgtatttatttttttaaatggataagtgtcaatatgtcaaagttgtgcaatgttgagcgttgatgaATGTAAAGGGTAGACGAGTATAGTTCGTGTGATAACCAGTGttaatgttgttttgtgttttttcatgctGGCATGTCAGCGGTCCTCGctcgctctattggcggcgacagtgtcGCTTTTAGCGGGCATATTTTGGGAATTCCTCATAAACGCTCCGTGATTACTTACTCATCTTGtataaaatacactggctgggataaCTTTTTAGAATGATACGACGTCAAAACGCCCCCTCTCGTGTGAAcgcgcactgagcacaaagccgaaaaccggactggacaaagtaagttgataaccaccgtcgaaGTACCGTTCAATTCTGTGtggggaatttaggttttgttgagttgcatcttgagcacaaaggtGGAGCCACTTTGGCAGAATACCCTCTCGGCCCCTCTGAGTTTTAACAATTAATGTCCTACTATTTGAATGCATGTGACTATTGACAAAATGAACTATTAtgataaaataaagttggcatatTTGTACTGGCAatcttcctgtctgtttggtGTCTACATCTGATGCGGCCTTACAGAAAATGTGTATTGGTTCTGGGGACCATTTCCTCCCCACTGGTGTTGTTAATGTTTTTCCTATTTAAACTGAATTGCTAAATTGACCCGCTCTTGCCacatttattgtatattattactTTGATGAAGTATTAGGTGTtatgctgattattattatactgtaagTGTGAGTGCATTACTTTACTGTAGTGCTGTTTTCATTGTTTCACTTTAAAATTAATAAGATTGGTTTGTTGCATATTCTTATTGAACGTAAAAGAAAAAATTACCAAACACTCTATACGATTTTTTATTGACATACACAGGATGTTGTTttgtatcatgttttttttttttaatcagtttaACTTGCTTGAGCGGCTCAATTTGAATGTTTCGTTTGCATTGTTGAATTTCATTTGCTCATGAAGTGTATTAAACTGTGACACCTTCATAGACCATCTAAGGGTTAGGAATCTCTTCATCAGTTTGACATACAAGTAGTAGGGGCCCCCAAACTGCATCTTGCCAATGTGcacttatttttattacagGTCGTGCAATGACCAAATTGGAGTTGACTGGTGTTGTAAAGCACTAACCAAACCAAGAGTCCAAAAGTGCAGACTTCTACAATCCAAAATCAACAAAACCCGTGTGAAAAAACACACGACAGTCTGCGGCGCGTGTCTGAGACGGTCGAGCTCGCGCTCGCTCACCTCCATGAGGCACCAATGTGGTCTGCGGAGGTCCAGCTGAAGCAGGTTCCCCAGCAAGGGGAGCGGTCTGGGCCCCGGAGGCTCCTTGCGGGACTCTTGCGAGCTGGAAGCCGAGGAGGAGACGACGTAgaccagcagcagcaccagtaGAGCGCCGAGCGCCGAGCTCAGACTCAGCGGGACAAAAACGTCCACGAGCTCCATGTCTCCCAACCGCAATGTGTTCTTTGTACAACCCCGGAACACTGTCCCTGCAGACAATAAGTCCAACCCACAGGGCGGGACCGCTTATCTGCTATGAGGACACCCACTTGAAAACGGACCAAAACTATGACGtcactttgacattaaaatCAGAGTTCACCACATCGCACAATACTGGTGACTAAATATTCTATAACAATCCTAATTAATGGATTTAAATACTCAATAAGAATCATAATAGTGACTAAATATTCAATCCCcataacatatttaaatattaaataattaatatattcaaatattaattacattatgaaaatattaactTAGGAGACAAAATATTCAACAATAATGAAGATATTAATATAGTAAATactaatatattaaaatattaagtgaCACTAAACATCAAATGCAAagttaatattaaataatagtaCATACACtaaaacattaataataaacatattcaataataataaacacattcaaGTAATAAGGAGTAATAATAGTGCCTGGGAAAGATGAGAACGTCTCAGCTTCCTGTTAGAACATTTTAAACACTTCAGGGGGTCAAAGGTTGACTTGAGGGTGATTCATTAATGCTTTATTGGTTTGTTGGCGTTTCAATGTTTTCCTGTCAATGTTCCCTTTGTAGATCAGTTTTCTTCAAAGGTTCACATGTATTCTGGTCATAAACTGACATCTACAATAATATCTACTTAAAACACTACTTGAAGAACTTAATGGAGCACTAGGAAGAAGTACATGAAGAAGTACATGAAGAACTACATGCAAAGAGCTCGCAGCTCATGGTCAGTCGGGCTGAGTGTGAAGCCCACCCGTGGGGTCAGGTCCAGTTGGTCCTCAGAAACCCCCGGGGGAGGGATGAAGCGGAAGTGCTGCAGGAGCGTGACGAAGAAGATGAAGAGCTCCATGCGGGCCAGACTCTCTCCCAGGCAGATCCTTCGACCTGGACCACAGGAGAACCAAGAAGCTGACACTTGCACAGGGAACTTGCTCGTGTTTCTGccaactctccctgtcctttctgtgCTATGTGATGACTGCTGTgctatgaattctgcctagtAACATGTGAGCAGGCAAAACAATCTAAATAAGTGCATTTCGGTCATTAGGCGTTCTGTTATGTCCATAAAAAGTAGATGAGACACTAGGACTAGTTTTTGCCTTTGTTGTCTTCCACGTATAGCACCCACCTGCAGAGAAAGGCATGAAGGCGTCTCGCTTGACAAAGTTCCCGTCCTTGTCCAGGAAGTGGGCAGGATGGAAGGAGTGCGGCTTCTCCCACTCGTCCTCATCGTGCAGGACAGACATGAGGAGGACATAGACGGTGGTCCCCTGTAGACAGACGGTAAGGTGAATGTTTACGtctttgtcttgttttctctgttcTCTATCAAACCTTCTTGATGAAGTGACCCTTGAAGGTGACGTCCTGGCTGGTCCTGTGAGGCAACGCCATGGGGACGATGTTGGCCACCCTCTGGGTCTCATGGATGACAGCGTCCGTGAAGGGCAGGTTCCTCCTGTCTTCCACCTGGACCTGGCGATCCCCAATCACCCTGCTCAGCTCCTCACGGACCTGCTCTGAGGTGGGACACATACCTTCAGGAGCTGGTGTGGACACGTGCGAGACGTGAGGGCAGCTTCTTACCTTGGATGTTTGGATACTTTGCCATGAGGAGAAGAGCCCACCTCAGCGTGGTGGCTGTGGTCTCAGTGCCAGCAGCAAAAAGGTTCTGGACCGTCCACATCAAGTTTTCATCATGGAAGTGACTCTTGGTGATGCCAGACTCCTGCAAGACAACCAATCAGCATCCAAAGTTGGACACGTCTTTAAGTGTGGACACACCTCCAGCTGTTGCTTGCGGACAAAGAAGGCGTCCACCAAGCTTCTGCACATCAGTGGGTTGAGGCTTTCTTCCAAACGGCGGAATACTTCCAGATTCTTCCTACTGTAGTTCTCAGTTAGACGGAAGAATTCCTTGTTCTGTGGCAGCATCTTGCCGAGCCACGGGAACATGTTGAAGACCTGAGGAGGACACTCTGACGGTGAAGACAAGGATGAAGACGAGTAGAAGGGGAGGAGCTACCTGAGCTGAGGGCGAGCCGGCCAGCTGGATTTTCCGGTTCATTTCGTCCACCATGGCTGTGAACTCTGGATCGTCATACTCAAACCTGCTTCCGTAAACGATGGAGGAGATGATGTTGGAGACGGCGTAGTTGATGGGCTGAGTGGTATCAAAGGATTCTCCTGAAACCATCGATTGACACAGAAGTGTTCAAATCTCAAGTTGTACAGTATTTAAGTTCTACAAGGACGGCCTTACCATTGAACTTCCTGATGACCTCCATGAGGTGTTGGCTTTCCTCAATGATCTTGTCTTCACACGCCTTCTTACCCATTCCAAAGTCTCTCAGGTTGGTGAGGGCGAAGCGTCTCATGTCCTTCCACGAGTCTCCATTGCTCCATAAGACCCCTGAGGAAACCAACGTGCAGAGACGGCTCCATGAAAGGGAAcacttgatgttttgttgttaaaaagcGACTCACCGTGGCCTTTGTTATACTCCGTCACGATTCGTAAGGTGTCTCTGTCTCCAAACTCGTCCGCATGGTTGACCAGTGCCTCCTTCACCGTCTGGTAGCCGGCCAGAACCACCACCTTCTTGGACCCCAGGTAGACGGTAAACACCGGGCCATACTTCTTGGAGAGCTACGAGAGAAGATCAATGTGAGGATCATGTATGCATGAGGATATAGTCAGTGCTGTGGTCACCTCCACCAGCGTGTTGTAGGGTCTCTTCAGGTCCAGCAGCAGAAGGTTTCCCAGCAAAGGAAGTGGTCGTGGTCCCGGAGGTTCATAGCCACTCTCACTGGAGTTAAAAGTGGATGAAGCAAAGTAGACCAGGAGCAGGACCACTGCAGCCCCCAGCAGCGGGACACCGGTGTCCGCCTGGAGAAATACTTCCAGCAGTCCCATCTTCTGATTCAAACTGTGTTCCTCTGCGTGCTTGTCCTCacagcaaacacaaaaatgttgtgATGTGAAACTTGATACAGGCAAGGGCCGGGGACTTTCTCGTCAGTCTGGTTCTCCAACCTTTGTCCAAATTTAGGTTCAAAGTCTCACATTTGTGTTGGACGTTTGACACCTCTCAGTCgcttgatgcattttttttgtgtgttccaaCACAGACCAGTGTAGGGGCGACGTCccagagagacaagaacaaTACCTGACCGACAACTTTCAACCTGGACAGCTCTGCGTAAACATCCTTATACATCAGATAAACGTCATGTGCTGTCTCCTCAGTTATCATTTCCACTGATCACCACCAAAGGTCACGAGTGGCTTCAACAGCCTGTTCATGACCTAAAACCTTTTACATTCTTTATCTGAGGTGTCGCAAGATCTGGGAAGGCTAACAGCGTTTCatacaacaatgacaaacagagtgaaacctcttgtcaGTTGTAAAGTcgctttgtctgtgtgtgtggtgggagggaggggggccactagcatacacacacagcaaaagagtggagctttgtgaggagcaatgcaaggtaacatagtaaagttaggagggaaaaagacgcttacaaagccaaatgccagAGTCCCTAtatgggaatattaataataagcAAAGTGAGCCCGTCAACACAAACGAGCCAGTATACCAAATATGTTTGTatgtgcgtctgtgtaggctctcagtcgtacaggagttgtccatcgagggaaaggcttcttgagatgtcatctgtacttctgtgaagaaggtgtcggacgtttcgctcctcatccaaagagcttcgtcagcgaactaataagtgctggtagcctaggccttaaatacagtcagagtgggcggaattggtgtgccaacaccctccttctattggttccttacactaagcctgggcggagtagtggtataatcctctcctgccattagcaccccCGATCAAacggaagtgtcgctccctgagttgggtatgaacgactctgatactggcttgttagcatctattgttctggctcggccctggctctacctcatttgcaagactaagagctgtgggttttggtctcagtaacctgctgaacacagggtccaaattaaacctcaaaccaccattccgattcaatgatgggttctgttgtttgacaaaaatagcttcctttactcctctttcaaaccatctgttttctttagccaaaatcttt
Coding sequences within it:
- the LOC129171849 gene encoding cytochrome P450 2K4-like isoform X1: MGLLEVFLQADTGVPLLGAAVVLLLVYFASSTFNSSESGYEPPGPRPLPLLGNLLLLDLKRPYNTLVELSKKYGPVFTVYLGSKKVVVLAGYQTVKEALVNHADEFGDRDTLRIVTEYNKGHGVLWSNGDSWKDMRRFALTNLRDFGMGKKACEDKIIEESQHLMEVIRKFNGESFDTTQPINYAVSNIISSIVYGSRFEYDDPEFTAMVDEMNRKIQLAGSPSAQVFNMFPWLGKMLPQNKEFFRLTENYSRKNLEVFRRLEESLNPLMCRSLVDAFFVRKQQLEESGITKSHFHDENLMWTVQNLFAAGTETTATTLRWALLLMAKYPNIQEQVREELSRVIGDRQVQVEDRRNLPFTDAVIHETQRVANIVPMALPHRTSQDVTFKGHFIKKGTTVYVLLMSVLHDEDEWEKPHSFHPAHFLDKDGNFVKRDAFMPFSAGRRICLGESLARMELFIFFVTLLQHFRFIPPPGVSEDQLDLTPRVGFTLSPTDHELRALCM
- the LOC129171849 gene encoding cytochrome P450 2K1-like isoform X2, which codes for MGLLEVFLQADTGVPLLGAAVVLLLVYFASSTFNSSESGYEPPGPRPLPLLGNLLLLDLKRPYNTLVELSKKYGPVFTVYLGSKKVVVLAGYQTVKEALVNHADEFGDRDTLRIVTEYNKGHGVLWSNGDSWKDMRRFALTNLRDFGMGKKACEDKIIEESQHLMEVIRKFNGESFDTTQPINYAVSNIISSIVYGSRFEYDDPEFTAMVDEMNRKIQLAGSPSAQVFNMFPWLGKMLPQNKEFFRLTENYSRKNLEVFRRLEESLNPLMCRSLVDAFFVRKQQLEVCPHLKTSALGALLVLLLVYVVSSSASSSQESRKEPPGPRPLPLLGNLLQLDLRRPHWCLMEMSKKYGPVFTFHMGPKKVVVLAGYKTVKEALVTYAEDFGEREPPTTVKESKLEYGILWSNGDSWKEMRRFALTNLRDFGMGKKACEDKIIEESQHLIEVFNNQKGDAYDNNQIINYAVSNIICSLVFGSRFRYDDPVFVAMVQRTNRSVQLVGAPTMQLYNIFPWFGKWFFSVREELRSLGTANRKQAMELVQGLKETLNPHASRGLVDTFLIRQQHQEESGDVGHFHNPNLMMTVSNLFLAGTETTATTLRWGLLLMAKYPKIQEQVREELNRVIGDRQVQVEDRKNLPFTDAVIHETQRVGNIIPMALPHRTSRDVTFQGHFIKKGTTVHPLLTSVLYDEDEWEKPHSFHPAHFLDKDGNFVKRDAFMPFSAGRRVCLGESLAKMELFIFFATLIQHFHFTPPPGVSEDQLDLTPRVGATLCPSPHKLCAVSCMRG